Below is a genomic region from Saccharomyces eubayanus strain FM1318 chromosome XV, whole genome shotgun sequence.
TCTTTGAATGCAGTTCTCAGCGAAATACAACCATCGTGCGGACCTTCGATGTCCCCAGAACgtatattttgatttctggACATATTTGTCTGCATAAATAATTGGAtgcttttattttccataCGTTGGAGAAATATGGTGTAAATCTGAATCAATGACCTAAAAGAGCCCACGTAAAAGACAAATAAGGCATTGTTTAGACGTGGCCATTTTTGAGAGAAATACGCGGAAGCTGAGGGCAAACTACCATCGTCTAACTTAAAATAACCTTCAAGAACTTTGAAACACAATTGTAATGTGTTCAATGGAGCCAGGATGCTCGCATTCAATATTATCGGATTGTAATCTTGACATGTCAAAGTATGAAGATTTGATAAACTCGCTAGCATATGAAGGGTTACGTGCCATAGTTGGAGTTCGGTGAACTCACTACCATCTAAATTTGATATATCTAAGTAAAAATTCAACGGCTTAAACACATCCATGGTGAACGATTTCAAGTCCTGAATAATAAGGGGAATGTTGGGCGATACTTTGTGAGCGTGAATTTGTTCCATGATACTTCTTAGTTTCAATGTTGTTTTATAAAGAAgtatatcattttttgaagagtaATTTTCCAGACGCACCTTGTCTACAAAAGCATCACTGATACGTGGTGGAATTCCTGTGgaaagtgaaatttttaCGTCTGTGAATAATATCCATAGCCATAACCTCTCCAAATAAGGTATTTCCTCTATTGAGTAAACTTTATCCATGAATAAACGCCGAAGATCTTCATTAAGACCCATATAAATAGCTGTGTCAATTGTCAGTCCATGAAGAAATATGCAATGTGACTGATCACCTCCATCGAGACCTGCAACgtttatatacaaataacgaagaaatagaaattCCACCCGCTCAATGTAAAAAACTTTAGCCGAAACGAAGGATGTTAAGACTTTATGGAAGGTCTCAACAGCTTCTGAAACTTTACTCGGGTGAGATGTTAGGCACATAATTGCCGTCATTACACCCACTTTGtaatagttttttttggtgtctAGATTAAGCGCAATTATTGCATGACAGCctgttttgttattttttggaCCTTTCACAAAACAATCTTGCAGGTTTTTTAGTACTTTCTGTTCATTTACGATTTGGTAGCTATGATAAAAGTCACtggcaaaaaaatctaCCAGATGTTGCCGGAAGTCCTCATAGGTCGGAAGCGATTCGCATAAGGATTCGACAACACTCCGTGAATTCGAATTCTGTGGGGTAGTTTCGATAGAACTAATCTCTGACAAGGTTGAGTAGTGATGTTCTCTCTTCCAGCTGTTACGACGAAGCTTTAAGACTTTCCATATCTCTTCCCTGTATTTAGCAAAAGTATTGGTTTGGGTTGCTAGTATCGCTCGATATGATGTTGGCCCATATATAATGTGTCTATTATGCTTTGAAGATAGATACCTCATGTTGTAAAGAGggtttttttcctcttgggTGTCAGCGTCGGATTGTTTTGTTATGTGAGATTCGAGTTCTTCAATACGACGGGCCATCTGGAACTTTGAGCATCTCCTGTATTTTGCCCTAAGGCGATTTTCTTCTGAAGTGTCATTTTCTTCGTAATTACATTGTTTTCGGTTTCTGGAAGAGCAACTTCGACAAAACGGTCTTGCTCTATCACATTTAAGTTTTCTCGTTCTACAGAAGTAACATGACTTAGCAGGCTTTCTTCTACTCTGTCTACTCATagtgttcttttttgataaagtttccggccttttcattttctatcAATAGTCAAAAGCAAACCGATTGCAGGCTCACTCTTTTACAAATTGCCCCGTTTCTGTGGTACTACGGCTGGTGGACTGCCATATATTCCATTACTATGCATATatagaaaacaaatacgTACTTTTCCAAAGTTATTAATTTGAGCTTGAAGTATACACCCATCTTTTCATGATTTTCCAAGTTTTCCGTTTTTTGACTATTCCCGCTTCAACAGGTATTCCATACATGAAAGATGTACAATGTTTTTTCGTCACCAAGGTAATTTTAAGGCTGAAAACGACATGATAAATAATATCCATTTTATTTGTATTCCCGCTTCCCAGGTGCTCACCGCTGCCcaaaaattatatataagAATGCTTTCTGGAATTTGATCCTAGTGGTAGAAGGCCATATCTACTAGACCAGCGCGTAGTAATTTCTACACTATTTGCAATTGGCCTGTATTAATAATGTCTGCGAAACAGGATAAAAGCGACATAAACGGTATCGAGAACAAACTGAGAGCGGCTAATAAAGCAGACCTTAACGCGAATGTATTACCTTCTGATATTGACGTTCCCGATGGGGGATACGGATGGTTTGTTCTTCTGGCTTTTGTTCTATACAATTTCTGTACTTGGGGAGCAAATTCCGGTTATGCTATCTATTTGGCATATTACTTAGATAACAATACGTTTGCTGGCGGAGATAAGTTAGATTATGCAGCTATTGGTGGGTTGGCATTCAGTAGTGGACTTTTATTTGCTCCTGTTATAACATGGCTTTACCATGTATCTTCGGTTCAAGTCATTATTGGCTTGGGGATTTTGCTTCAAGGAGCAGCTCTTCTACTAGCAGCTTTCTCTACAAATCTCTGGGAGCTTTATCTAACGCAGGGCGTCTTGATTTCATTTGGCTTAGCATCTATCTTAATACCTAGCATTACATTGATCCCGCTGTGGttcagaaagaaaagatcacTGGCCTCTGGGATAGGAACTGCCGGAAGTGGCTTAGGAGGTATCGTATTTAACTTAGGGATGCAAAGTATtctagaaagaaaaagtgtTAAATGGGCACTTATCGCTCAATGCGTTATATGCACATCACTTAGTGTCATTGCACTTACGTTAACTAGGACAAGAACTCAAGGCACAAGCCAGCACAAAAAGTACAAGTTTAAATTGTTAGATTGGGATGTACTCTCAAATTTCGGGGTTTGGTTGCTTTTCGGGTTTGTATCGTGCGCTATGTTAGGATACGTCGTTCTTTTATATTCCCTATCTGCTTTTGCCATGAGTTTGGGCTATACAAGCAAGCAAGGCTCATACGTATCATGTATGGTGAGTGTAGGCTCTTTGGTAGGGAGACCAATCGCAGGCTATATCGCTGACAAGTATGGACCATTGACAGTTGGTATGATATTGCATCTTGTCATGGCTATTCTCTGTTGGGCTATGTGGATACCATGTAAAAATCTGGCCACTGCGGTAGTCTTTGGATTGTTAGCCGGTTCTATTATGGGAACAATTTGGCCAACAATTGCTTCTATTGTTGCACGCATTGTTGGTCTCCAAAAACTAGCTGTTACTTTTGGCGTCACTTGGATTTTTATTGCCGCCTTTGCCTTAGTCGCTCCAATAATTGGTCTGGAGCTTCGCACGACTGACACAAATGGAAATGATTATTACCGGACCGCAATCTTCGTAGGATTTTCGTATTTCGGTGCGAGTTTATGCCAGTGGTTATTGAGAGGATTTATAATAGCTCGAGACCAAATTGCTGTGAGCGAGGGTTATTCGACTGATCAAAACGAACTACATATAAATGTTAAAAGTTCACATTTCAGCAAATGTCTCTTCCGTTACCGACAATTACCAAGGAGAGTTTAGATACTTCACTTAATGTTACTGCTGCTAGAACAATATGAAATTTGCCGATAGTATCATTATAtacacatttttttaaattctgACCTTTTGTAGGACTATTGCTAAATTACTTACTGCTCATAGTGGTTCTCGAATCtttaattaaaaaaaaggaacgCGTTATAtccaacaaaaatataaaaaggATATAACTTTCGCTCGTCCCATTATCGCACATTCCATACGCgatttgaatatatatatatatatatatatgatgAGAATCGTTCTAACATTATTCATAAATACAATATGTTCGCCAGTAGAGACTGAGAACTGGGTTCATAAAGCAGAGTATAATATCTCATTTAAGTACCTAGGGTTTTGTATCAATATTCGAATGAAATAAATTGCATGCGATATAATGGTAATGCCATTTTGAcaaaaataccaaaaaGGTAGCCTTCTATAGCCCTaaatatccaaaaaagTATCTTCTACGCAGTATATGAGCAAAGTTAAGTCTAGCAAAGCACTTGTGATGGAGTTATAGTTTCCATTAAAATGAAGCGGTGAGCACTGATATTGCACTGAGTGAAGTAAACTCTAGAGAGTTTGGTAATTGGCCATTTCGTGGGCACACATGACATCGTTGTACTAAACGATTTGATTGCTGCCCCAATGTTCAAGCATAGTTAATCATTTCTAGATCACTTGATAACACTACTGTGTTGGAAGAGATTCAGGTACGAATTATTTTGTTAAATGTGTGCCTAAGACAGATTTTACTCTTCCCTATGCGTCAAAGATTGATGAACATGATTCCTAAATCATCACGAACTGACCGACTATGTTGAATAAAAGTATTTGCTGGGCCTCCAGAAGTATTGTTTTGAACTTGTAGAATTTTTATTAATCATAGTAACTTAAAAACGGCATTTCAGGAATTGCGTCAGTAAAATATGTGGCATCACTTATTCTAGAACGTATAGTTTTCTCCCCTTATCTAGACATATATAAAGGATCAATATTTCTAACAGTGAGTGGTGATTTTTAACATCCTACATCTAGAAACCATACAAGACAGAATGCAATACATGTGTTGTATAGCACCTTAAAATCTGGCATAAACTACGCCCTGCTTTCCTATTTGGGAAACACTGTTCTTTCGTTACTTAGGGCACGCTATAATATGCTTGTTATACATATATCAAAATTCCTTTTTAAAACAGAATACCAAGTAACTTTTACCTTAATCAAATGGCCTCAAAATCTCCTTCTTGTAAAATTAATCATCTAGAACCaataattttattattatcattcGCAAGCAGCAGGCCTTTCAATAAATGGGTCAACAAAAAACTCATAGATAAGCTGGATTCAAGGAGTAACCAATCAAATAGGTCAATTTCTCGAATGTGGTATATAGTGGTCATAGCGCTGCTGCTGTGTATAGTTGACTATCTCTACAgtatgatatttttttcaaacctGCGACAGTGAGAAAGTGGGTAGCCAAGAGATGGATGGCAGTTTGTACTGGCGCTACTAAGAAATCTTTACCGACCACTCTGTCAcggtatataaaaaatccCCAACCATATCGCATGACTTTCGCTTGCCTTGACAAAAGAAACGTTGTTAAGGTTATTCACTGAAGGGCTAGCCAGATTTAAAGcacccttttcttttcacgCTTACTGCCATAACTTGTCGTAATCTGAAAGATTTGTTTGTGGCAACATATACCTCACTACTGCTTTATTGATCAGCAGCGGTTATATATTGGCCGCTAAAAGTTCTTGACACTAGGCCTGTATGGACCGAAGGTCCCCGATCTTTCGTATCATTCCACTTATTTGAATCTGCGAAGCTAAAAACTCAATTTTCAGTCCCTTGCCTTGTGCCTTCCCAAGCAATATGTTTATACTTTAAAATTGTTCTGGAAGAATTCTGTAAACTTTAAACACGTGCCTAAAACCTAGTTTTCAATGaggcaaaaagaaaggcaatatttttttggatgaaATTATTGGTGTCGTAGGGCTCGTTCTTGACGTGTTAGAGTCAATGTAACAAACAAGGAGCTAAAAATGACTGTCTACGTGTCAATAGACCCACTAGCCCCACTGTGGGATTTCTGCTCTTCGCTATTATTTTAAGATACAGTAGCAAATGTTGTGATTTCGTAAACTGATATGCTTGATATTCTTCGAGAGAGTTTGAGCATAGAattatcatttttaaaATGCCTAGCCATAGTTGGTCTCTCGCGATTTTATCCAgataatgatttttttatttttggtaCATTAAGTAGCCACAACCGTATTTCCTCCCTTCTACTTGAGCACCAACATTACGAAGGAAAATGctcaaaagagaaaactaTCCTAGAGTTTATCGCGGCACTTATTGCTCCTAAATTTAGTTTTACCTTTGAAACGGCctatgttcttttttccttttagCGAATGTAATATCTTTATACTTGCCTCTACGCTGCGATATGCCTATTTGATAATAGtaaacattttctttgttacCTTCTGATTCTTCGTCTAAGCGACTTAAGTTTTGTAGTAAAGGCGAGGGGTTTTGCTAAAGCAATAACTCTATAAACACGAAACATTTCTCTGTTTCACAAATCTATGAATTCTCCTCTTGATTTATTGTAGTTGAAAAGTACAAATTCTATCAAGCAAGATTGAATTAATGCTCGAAATATCTGAGATTTATCAAAGactgatttttttgcttatcGATCGTATGAACTGTTCTTGTACAACATTGACACCTTCTGTCTATACATTTATTTGCTGTTACTGTTACTCATCTTAAGTTTCTATCTGTCCTAATGTGATACATACAGAATAATTGAGAAGGGCTACTATATTCTCGATATCAACACTTTTAACTGATGGAAGACCTCACCGAAAGCATATGAAGAATTACATACGCAGATGTGGCAGCAAAAATAATACCATACTGTTGGTTTCTGTACTGCTTTGACTGCACTTGCAAGGAACCAATTCCCCGCATCTCCGTACGCATTTCTTATATAATCGAAATGGAGCTAAAAgtttaataattttatgGGAATAGAACTGTCTAATAATAACGTAATTCATTCGTTATAAGTAAGGAATAAAATTTGGTAATTACCGATCCCATAGTTCTGTGATTGAGCCTGAAACAAGTTAATTTAAATGAGCCCAAGTTACGGTGATGATGTAGAAAATATCTAACATCCACATGAAAATCCCATATAATCGCTAAGAGGTTCAGAAGCTTCAATATAAAGCTTTTAGCTAACGCTTTTGCAGATATGAATGAAACCTCCTAACTTGGGCCTTTCTTAAGCATGGGACAGCTGTTTCTTGTGCATAGAACGTCTGCAAGTTTTCTTATTAAAATCAAAGGCACGGTAGATCGCACGGAAATTACAGGCACGCCCACTACGACACAAAGGAGAGTACTTCAAATACATATCGTTATTTTGTACATATGAAATTAGCTTGCTTAACACACCCTGCATAAAAGAGCACAACTAATCCTATCAAGTATTATAGACTGCGATAGTACATTATCTAAACAACATTGGTCTATAATGATCGTTTAGTAATTCTGACGTGTTCTTCGATTTGGTGGCTTTTACATATGCTCTCGTTAGTGTTAACCCAAAGTTATCATGTCTGTATACATCATAAATTATTCTGAAAAGAGTCAATTTCCCGTATTGCTTGCGTCCTCCTGTGGAATTGAAACCTCAGAATACTAGGCCGCATCTCATACATGGGTTAATATAGCAGGGCACACAAAAGCATCATCGCAGTCATCATCCTGTGTCGTAGGTCATGTGACAGTGTCATTTGCCTTATCAGCTTATACGTGACTTTCATACCAACATTTATATGGACTTGTTGTGGGAATGGGCTACCATATAGTCATTTACTGTATGGCAGCATTTCCCATCAAGAGCAAGCAAGCATTTGTCTGAgagataaaataaaaaagggtTACAAATATTATTCCAGCAGGTGGCATCTGGTGTTGAATTCCTTTCCAAACACAACGGACTGCCGAAAATTGCCAattcaataatattcatCACGCTTTTAATTCAATCAGTGTTCAAATGCGGGTTCAGTGGAGCCTACCCACTTTCAATTTTCATGCCTATGGCTATTTACCTTTGAATAAACATTAGAGTTAACCTTAGGTGCAACACTAATGCCAAGACTAGCCCAACAAGGCAAATCACCGTTAGTAGCCCATTCGCTTGAGAAGGTGCTGAGTGGGGAATTCTTGGCacatttgaagatgatcCCCTCCCGTTACTATGGCAACCATGCTTCCTTCACTAAGGCCActactattattttttcaatctgcATCCGCAGCTTTATCATTGGCATATTTGGGGGTCAGTGGACACCGCTAGATATGGCGGAATGATCATATAACAATCATCtatattttcttccaaCAATTTGAATAGAAGATGGGTAATACAAGCTAAATATGATATTGCGTGTTATTAGAGTTAAATAGCTGGACCGGGTCCAGAGCATTTACACTCGTATGGTCCTTAGACCATCTTAATTGAATAAGAAATCGTTCCTTATAAGAGAGATTCCAACTTTTGTGCTCCTCCagaattaaagaaaattcatCCACTAGGGAGATCACCATTGTTGGAGGTTGAAGACAGGGAAACTAGTAAGAAAAGGTGTTTACCGAGTCGGGTGTCATATTCTAGTACGTTTTGCAGCATTTCGACCACTCTCACGTTTTAATGAGCGAAGACTCTGACATTACCGATCAAGTCAATTAGTATTTGTTATATTGAAGGTTTATTGTGACCACCTTTTATGATCGAGTTCGTTCTGTCAAAGGTCAAGGATTCCGGTATTCTTTTCCCTATCATACTGGGTACGAAATGTGGCAGACAAGATTAGTCAAGCCTATTCTGGCGGTTAGATGAAGAGTCAATTAGATTTTCTAGAGGGtgaaaccaaaaagaacaacGGCTATTTGGTCGATGACAAATGAGCGGTACTGATATTCTAATTTCTTCCCCCTTGCAAATGGCATTTGAGAGAAAGTTTGCCAAAGCTGAGGAATATTTCGTCATTGCCAAGTGGCTGGAAACCATAACATCAGAGGACTTGTATGCCGTTTCGAAGGAAAAAGCACGCGCTTTAGACACCTGATTTTAAGccattgtttttatttcgttCGTCTTTTATTCATTGTTGTTAGACTTTGATGCATATAATGTGTACCCTTTTTGATCGGTAGGTCATAGTAGAAAACGTTTATTATTAACTAAGCTTTGATTAGGCATAAAACTGTCCGCTTTTATTCTGCCCCATTCAAGAGCTCTTCAATGGCAGAATCGAGAAATGTCCCCACCGGAAGCGGGCTCTTGATGGCTGAACTGGTTACGAAGAAACCAGATCTGTAAATTTTTTGTCTTCGTAATGCTTTTACGGCACTTCTAGTTCCTTGTACCAAGTAGTGAACCCATACTCTCTGGTGATTTTGACTACAAGAACCACTTTGCCCACAGTTGGGCAAAACGGACTCGGTAATCTCACTCTGCACAAGCGTTCGTGAAGATGCCCTAATctacattttctttcccttgTGTAAACTAAACCGTATCGAGGTTCTCCTTTAGTTGATTATCAGTCGTTGTACTTAAAGTTataatttttggtttcgaTAGTTATACAAGGCTgaggaacaagaaatgaTTTAGCAGTGAATTTGggaatatatacatataccTTATATTAAAGAATCACAATCAGATCAAAAGCAAATCTCGTTTTCAGTCATGACCATATTCATTGACATTAACAATATATTCATACACAAAAGCAATCGCTGACATGTGAGAAGACGCAGAAATATGCTCGTTAACGGAGTGAATGGTTCTCAGTTGTTGTAATGGAAACACACTAGCAACAAACCGATATATGTTTCTGCTTAAATCCCAGTAATACTTTGTATCGGTGTTTCCAGAGAACAAACCACCTGTGACGTAAACCTCGGCATCTTTATTATCAGCCagaatttcattttgaaacaaG
It encodes:
- the MCH2 gene encoding Mch2p; the protein is MSAKQDKSDINGIENKLRAANKADLNANVLPSDIDVPDGGYGWFVLLAFVLYNFCTWGANSGYAIYLAYYLDNNTFAGGDKLDYAAIGGLAFSSGLLFAPVITWLYHVSSVQVIIGLGILLQGAALLLAAFSTNLWELYLTQGVLISFGLASILIPSITLIPLWFRKKRSLASGIGTAGSGLGGIVFNLGMQSILERKSVKWALIAQCVICTSLSVIALTLTRTRTQGTSQHKKYKFKLLDWDVLSNFGVWLLFGFVSCAMLGYVVLLYSLSAFAMSLGYTSKQGSYVSCMVSVGSLVGRPIAGYIADKYGPLTVGMILHLVMAILCWAMWIPCKNLATAVVFGLLAGSIMGTIWPTIASIVARIVGLQKLAVTFGVTWIFIAAFALVAPIIGLELRTTDTNGNDYYRTAIFVGFSYFGASLCQWLLRGFIIARDQIAVSEGYSTDQNELHINVKSSHFSKCLFRYRQLPRRV